The nucleotide window TTTGATATAGCCGGTAGCTCTTTCTTTGCTGGCTACCAGTTGTTCGGGACCATTGATCATGCCGATAACGCGGTGGCCTTTTTTCAGAAGAAAATCCACCGCCTGGATAGTACCGGACTCCAGGTTACAGGAGACAGTATGGATATTGGGCAGGTCGGGCACGCGGTCAAAGAATACAACCGGGATGCGCGCCTGTCGCAGCATTTCAAAATGTTCGTAATTGCGGGTGTTTTTTCCGATAGATACAATGCAGCCGTCTACACGGTGTTGTTTCATGCTCTGGATGATCTGTTTCTCTCTGGCTTCGTCATCATGCGACTGGCCCAGTAAAACAGTGTAGTTGTTGCTGTAGGCGGTATCTTCAATGCCGCTGATGGCACTGGAAAAAAAGGCTTCAGACAGTTCCGGAAGTAAAATGCCTATGGTGAAGGTTTTGCCCTGCTGGAAAAAAACTGCGGTCTGGTTGCGCTCATAATTCAGTTCGGCTGCCAGGGCTTTCACTCTGGCTTTAGTTCTCAACCCGATACTATGATGATCATGCAACGCTCTAGATACAGTAGATACAGAGATGTTAAGCCTTTTTGCAATTTCCTTTATCGTTGGTTGCCCCGAAGAAACCCCCTTTCTCATACATTTTCAGCAATTAATGGAAAATAGATACAGCAATATACGCCTGGTTGCCAAGTTACTGAGTTATTGTATAATATTAACTTTTTTTTATGGGTCCGTTCAACGGGTTGAATTTACAATGGTTAAATGGATATATGAGGAATTAAACCAATGCAATTGGATTAGAATTCTTTAATATCTCTTGTCTTCGGCCTGTTATTTGTTACTTTCGTGCATCCTCCATTGTACCTCTGCCAATTTTTATATATTAAATTTGTTAGATTAGTTTTATTTAAAATTCGTTTTATGAAGATTGAACATTTAGCCTTACCTGTGGCGCTGATCACCATCATGGCTTCCTGCTCTGCTCCTAAAAAATTAAGGGAGTCTGAAGCGCGTAACGCAAGATTGGACAGTCTTTACAGGGCAAGTGAAAGCCAACGTAAAAAATGTGAGGAAGATGCCGCCAGAGCCACTGCTGCTTACAAAGACAAGATGGAATCATTCCAGGACCAGCAGACACAGTTGAAAGCCAACAATTCCCAGATGCTGGAGCATCTGAAAGAGCTGTCTGTTATCTCCAGTTCTCAGGCTGAAAGTATCAAAAAATCTCTCGACAACATCGGCGCCAAAGACGCCTATATCAAGGATCTGCAGTCTGCCATTGCGCGTAAAGACTCTCTGAACATGCAGCTGGTAATGAACCTGAAAGGGGCTGTCGGCAACATGGATGATAAAGACATCAACATCAAGGTAGAAAAAGGTGTAGTATATATTGATATCTCTGACAAACTGCTGTTTAAGAGTGGTAGTTATGAGGTAGCTGACCGGGCAAAAGATGTACTGGGTAAAGTGGCCAAAGTACTGATCAACCAGCCGGACATTGAATTTATGGTGGAAGGCCATACGGACAATGTGCCTTACCGTCCGAATGTATTGCTTGACAACTGGGATCTGAGTGTGAAAAGAGCTACTTCAGTAGTACGTATCCTGCAGAACCAGTACCAGATACCTGCTGCGCGTATGACAGCTGCGGGTAGAGGCGAAAATGTACCTGTTGCTTCCAACGAAAGCGCTGAAGGCCGCGCTGCCAACCGCAGAACAAGAATTGTTATTCTGCCGCAGCTCGACCAGTTCTTTAAATTACTGGAAAAACCAGCTAACTAAGCTGTAAGCGATAAAAGGCAAAGGAGTGAAGATATTATTATCTTCGCTCCTTTGTGTTTTTAGGATACGTTGCTAAAAAT belongs to Chitinophaga sp. HK235 and includes:
- a CDS encoding LacI family DNA-binding transcriptional regulator, with amino-acid sequence MRKGVSSGQPTIKEIAKRLNISVSTVSRALHDHHSIGLRTKARVKALAAELNYERNQTAVFFQQGKTFTIGILLPELSEAFFSSAISGIEDTAYSNNYTVLLGQSHDDEAREKQIIQSMKQHRVDGCIVSIGKNTRNYEHFEMLRQARIPVVFFDRVPDLPNIHTVSCNLESGTIQAVDFLLKKGHRVIGMINGPEQLVASKERATGYIKALRKHRLKYDPELIVNADLTAAGTDTAMEYLLSLKRKVTAVVTFNDYVAMDAVQYALKRKLEINKDITFVSYANTPVSGYTAFPPAASVEQFPYEQGQAATNMLLSLLNGEHALNDYTNMIMESQLVIHNR
- a CDS encoding OmpA family protein yields the protein MKIEHLALPVALITIMASCSAPKKLRESEARNARLDSLYRASESQRKKCEEDAARATAAYKDKMESFQDQQTQLKANNSQMLEHLKELSVISSSQAESIKKSLDNIGAKDAYIKDLQSAIARKDSLNMQLVMNLKGAVGNMDDKDINIKVEKGVVYIDISDKLLFKSGSYEVADRAKDVLGKVAKVLINQPDIEFMVEGHTDNVPYRPNVLLDNWDLSVKRATSVVRILQNQYQIPAARMTAAGRGENVPVASNESAEGRAANRRTRIVILPQLDQFFKLLEKPAN